The sequence below is a genomic window from Bactrocera neohumeralis isolate Rockhampton chromosome 4, APGP_CSIRO_Bneo_wtdbg2-racon-allhic-juicebox.fasta_v2, whole genome shotgun sequence.
TGTAAGCTTACAATTGCTTTCTCTTGTATTCCTTTGTTAGGTTATTGTAACTTTTATTTATCCTTTGGGATtccataaatattacaaaatattttgagcCTTTGTGTTCAGGTAAATAACTAACTAAGGCAAGAATACAGTTTAGAGTTCCGACGTCTGCACTAGCGCTAAAGTAAGGGAGCACAAGTTTAGCGTATGATTTCTAGTTGCCGAGTAGAATGGCTTcgtcttctttactggcgtagacaccgcttacgcgttatagccgagttaacaacagcgcgccagtcgtttcctcttttcgcaacgtggcgccaattggagattccaagcgaagccaggtccttcaccacatggtccttccaatggaggggaggtcttccttttactctgcttcccccggcgggtactgcgtcaaatactttcacagctggagtgttttcgtccattcggacaacatgacctagcattaattcgctgaactaaaacaacgtcgtcgtatatctcggaCAGCTCATCATgcaatcgaatgcgatattcgccgcggccaaagcgcaaaggaccataaatctttcgcagaacctatCTCTCGAAAActgactcatcagttgttgtcaaatccatgcctctgcaccatacagcaggacgggaataatcagtgacttttagagtttggtttttgttcgtcgagagaggactttacttctcaattgcctactcagtccaaagtagcacctgttggcaagagttattctgcgttggatttcgaggctaacgttgttgtcgatgttaatgctggttccaagatagacgaaattatctacaacttcgaagttaagaCTATCAGACCTATTTCGGGGATAGAAGATTGGGCGCATTTAATAGCGATTTACTCGGActctgggtggtatggggattagctggactgatggacgattagtTGTTAGCGATagctagtcggaataccgaacagttagggtcgtttgcgcgtgagttgtttaagcggcgaaggcggttagctgggaATTATTGTTAGATTTTGTATGAGTGGTGTGTGTATGGGCTCCAATCCCTGGGCAGAGCCGTATATAAGCTCAATTggtagtagcttcggctacgaggtctgactgGAGatttaattctggtaccacggggagcaggagcccttgagTTTACTCCAACCTGTTTAttcggactggcccctcggggagtatcgaggtggttgtggttaaaatcCAAATACGGGAAGAATTGAcattgtcagttgaatgtggagttgcatcgtaaccgggtgccggacgcaaagcacggcagaggtttttgATGGgtctcgaacccgaccaaggtggttagtgtgtccattccacactgtcaattggtactgaaaatgcctagcattctcagggcgctgatcaacgcattgatttgatccgctgtgcttttgagcgcagTGTGGTAAGGCTGtagtcagcaggtacccacgttaaacacaccggacgttgtcagacccatttgctttgctttcttatCCAGCCTGAAGTAGAATGGCTCGGAAAAATTATGGCTCGCCCCAACAGAAATTAGGTTTAACCCTGCAAAAACCTTAACGTGTGATTTTTCTTCTATCCCTATCTTTTATTAAGggaatattttacaataatttatgtaaaatatctaTGTGGCTCTTAGAGTAAAAAGAAAACCTATAAGTACCATCTACGAGCTATGTCAAGGATACCTCAACGTGGCATCCAACTGAATACATAGAGCCGGCTTAGCTGTCCACCGAAGTAAAAGCAAAATGGTTTTATATATTAGTAGGTATAAAGTCTCAGAAGCCACATTCCCTTATTCGGAGACTCACGCCTTCAAGCTGTAGATAATAAGATAAACCTGGGTCTGGAGGCCAAATATTGAGGAGAGAGTAAAGAAGGCAACGGTTGCCCTATGCTGCTGTAGAGAAGCTAAAGGAAAAAGGTGGGGAGTCTCACCAAAGGTTATGTTTTGGTGTAATCAACTGGTGACTCGTAAGAAGCTTGCGCGTGTCCATAAAAGCGGCTCTTATAGACTTGGAAAAGTGCGGACTAACTACATCAATAATGGCACTTAATGTCACTCTACACATAGCACCCATGGATATTGCCGCACTAAGCCTCAGAGAAACTGGGTATATGACGGAGTCCAAACAGGGTCACGCTGAAATCATCACCTTCCTCTTCGCTCATACACACACGGGATATGTGGACTGAGAGAAGCCGTAGGAGCAGAATTGCAGCCAGCTTTTTCATAGATGGTTTCAAGCTGGGGGGAAAGTTGGAGTGGATGTCTTTGTAAGAAACTCTCCTTAAATATTAGCTTTAGGCTGCTGAACCTTCTCTTGTGCGTTTCAGATGGAAGTGGCTACTATTTAgattactgctccggagtgcagcctttTTCAGGGTGGTGAGCATTCACTCCGACATCAGGGCGACGAAATTAGTACTGAGCTGGCAAAATGTGCGCTCAAAGTCTGGTCTGGTCTGGTCTCTCACTAAAAATAGCATCATCATCAGACTCGTTTGAGTGCCTGAATGGAGTGGAATCGATGGAAACTGCAAAGTCGATGAGATGGTACACTCGTAACCCATTCACAACGGAGTGGAAACGAATCGGATCTTCATTGTCATCTGGCACTAGACATGCCtgaaagcgctttgtcgatttatgaCCCTAGTTCTAAGAACCACAGCGGACCGGCGTTATAAGCTGTTTAAGTGAGATCTCCTTTTTTAGAATCAAATATTTAACCTCAGCTAACCTAAATCGGTAAAGTTATCTCATGAAATGTTTCTATgcaagaacttgtttttgatcgttcggtttgtatgctAGCTTtttgctatagtagttcgatctgaaaaaattcttcagataTCGCAgagttgccttggacaataattcaagccaaatttagtgatgatatctcgtcaaatgaaaaatttttccacacAAGGTCTTTTcagctatatggtataacaAAGAACGGccgttccgataaatgagcggGAGAAGAGGATTTGTGTAAAACttaagatcaatatctcaaaagcaAACTTCGTGAActcaatcgactcagctcatcaagctgaacacaaatatatgtatatattttataagatctCCGACGGTTTCTTCTGGgagttacaaatttcgtggaaaacttaatatgtatattccgTTCAGGAAAAAAATGTAGATTCTCTCGATAATTGTTAATCTCGGTAAGCATGATTATGACATCGAAACAAGCTCACCTAGAATTTTCGGAGAAGCATATTTCTTTAAGCTCTAGGAACCACGATTTGCGAGTTTGTTAAATATGAATCCTTTGGACTTAAAATTTTAGATGGAGCTCTTGGATTTGCGACTTCCGAGTTCGTTAAAAAATGGAACCTCTGAACTTTGAACTTTGCGCGGATAACTCGATACGAAGTTACCATACTAACAGCAATGAAATCAAAGAGGGAACAACCATAACTTCCGGGTCGGCGGATCATACATAAAAAATCAACTTTGACCCGGTGAGCTCTTGCACGATAATAAACTTCAGCTCCTATTAATAATGACCCTACATCGGGAGGTCTATGTATGTCGTGACAGCCAGCCAGTAttatctaacctaacctaacctaacctgtcCTTTGTTTAGTAGGCACGGTTAATATACGATTTTGCTAACTTTCATACTGCAACATGGAAAACTAAGGACTTTAAGGATCCAAACGAAGTTCCCTACCCGGGAAATGATTGGATATTGCCACTGTCACTTTAAATTCGAAAAAGATATAAAAGCGTTAAGACTTCGAAATGAACCCAGACACAAATCGATACCGACCGTGTATGAGACGGGAGTTAGATGacagaaaattctaaaaaaaagagTCCTTAGCATgatattggttttatttttgagcTTCAAATTACTCggttgtatattttttcaaatacaattcTCTTCCAAACCGAAtactttgcaatatttttaattcgtttTAATCATTTTGTCGCCCTTGTCAGATGCAACAGCTTTTTGTCCCTTCCGTAAATATGTGCGTACATAGAATTTGCCAAATAAATACAACATTACGAAAGATTGAAAGACAGCAAACCACAGCAAGCCCTTGGGAAACTCACATTGCGGCCGAAAGATCAACGGATAGGAGTGATGCAGTAGAACCAGTACGAAATGCGTCAGCTGCAATCTTGTGATGTATTTCTTCCACCACAAACCCGTTTTCATATTCAGCGCCGACATGAAGTAATACGTGTACATGAAACCATGCACCGCACAATTCATTATAACGACGCTGGCGTATTGGCCCACACCGCCATAATAGGTGGCCAGATAGTAGTTGAAGGTGCTCATCATTATGTGATGGTAAACGTGCAGGAAGGACACCTGCTTGAAGCTTTTGCGCAGCACAAAGAAGATCGTCTCCACATAATCGATCACTTTCAAGAGGTAAAAAGCGTAGAGTCCGCGTAAGTTGAGCTTCTGCAGCGTCGGTGAGTTAGGATATTTGGCTAGACAACCGAAATCGGGCACTTCCGCACGGTGCGTATAGAACGTGACGATCATCTGAAGGAATGCGAACAGattggaatttttttcttggattattttgcaaaactatGCACGGACTTTGTCGCACAACTCACCACGTAGCACAGCAAGCAATTGGCGAGTACTTGTAGAAAATTATAGattaaaatcacttttttgATATTGTACGGCTTGCGGTTGCGCATGAAAACCGGCCCGATGACCAGCACGATGGCGAGGTAGGCCAATGTTAGCGCAATGATTGGCACAGGTGAGCCGAGTAGTGGCAATTGCTCGGCCACAGGATCTGTAAGTTAAGAGAAATTGAGTAGACAAgtgtcaaaatattatttaaatttatattccaATTGACATTACCGCGCTCGTGAAATATGCTTTCTAAACTTAGCGACATTTGTCGGCTTTAAGAGTTTACGGACGTACTAAACAAAATGTTTGAGAGCACCAAACGGGTCCAGCGTAACTTATAAACAGCTCAGCGTCTAATAAATCATTGTTATGTGAGTTTAAATGCGAGCTCCATGCAAAtgttcaatgttttttattgtaaatataaaacgGAGTTTGTACGCTCAGAGTAAGCTACGACCAAAACAAAACGAATTGAACGGTAAGGTAGTGATAAAATCGGGCGCTGCCGAACATTACTTAGGCGCTGACTAAAACTAACCGTTTAGTAGATCGTATTGGTGAATGCTTACATACCgatgttaataattttgatCACCGAATAACATAATGCTAACAGAAATATTATCGCTCAAATTGAAATGTTGGATAAGCTGAACCAAAGACCCGTCTTTGAATATAATGTTTATACCAGAGTATAGGCAAACAGTGGGCGGAAAGCATTATATTTAGTTGGGGCAGTGGACAGTGTCTTTCAGGCCCAGGTTGCAGTCATTAAGGTATCAGCAGATACCATtccgatagcagagcggcgatactagccttgaactcatttaaaGTGCGTACAGGGCTGGTTCAgggcctaacctcgctatcaatagcatcgaatgcatttgtgataagactggtatgggtgccaggccacagagGAATCGCAgtaaactgtaaagctgatgagctagcaaggaaaggcacctcAGCGCCTTTAttggtagaatgggagcggatcgGTGCTCCCTTATCCGCTTGTGGTCTACTATTAAATAGCTgtgcttcgcggaagcttggtcagcgctgggacacaatcggtacatgcgctgtcgcaaaagccttttggcccaagatcgatggCAAAAGATCAGGTGATCTCTTTGCATCAGTAAGGTTAGCCCTACCCAGCAGTGGGGCTTTTAACGGGCCATTGCCCTGTTGGCGttcacgcagtaaggctgggaatttTACCGGACGCAGCCAAAGCTGTATGGAgaaagatgaggtggaaacaactcaacacgtccttcttgactgtctcgCGTTTGGGCGGTCAAGCGCATACCTTCGGACATCACATCGAGCTGGCgggagtggaaattaaacgTATGTGCATGTTTGTATTGGCCAGTaagcgttttaaaaatttataatgcgAATACAGGAGTTCTTCCTTTCTATGGCATCAGAAAGCACTACGCATAGCAGTCTAcgtacgatttttttttgattagtCATCTAACCTAATCTAGTCCAAGACCAGTTTAATTTCGTTGACTGTCTGTTTTAGTTTAGATATTTAAGGATATAAAGGGTGATCGATTTCGAGGTatccaaatttttaaagaaaaatcttagaaactttaaatttaatggggaatgtttattattattcgaaagaacattctttgacatttatgttttgaagatatctgTTTCAAATGTCGGCCGGGGCTCCGTCTCAGATGAAcaattcgttgagtccaattttcgatgactcgttcgagcatttcgtctggtaactggcgaataacacgcgtgatgttttgctccaaggtgtgaatcaaagcgggattgtcagcatagactttggactttatttatccccacagaaaaaagtttaacggtgtgatatcactcgattttggtagccaatcgaccggtccaaaacgtgaaattctctgcttaccgaagtattctctcaataaatccattgtttgCGATGTGTAGGAAGCGGCATtatcttgttaaaaccaaaagtCGCCGAGATCAAGAGCTTCAATTACAGGTATCAAATAgacggttatcatggcgcgataatggtcgccattgacggttctaaccggcataatttttgaagaaatatggctggatgattccaccggctcacaaacctcaccaaaccgttgtttttctgtatgaagtggcagctcttgaatctcttcaggtagCTTTTCGTCTTATATGCGGCAATTTCGCTTTTTAatacctattgagccagaaatgtaCCTCATCGCTCAACAAAATTTGggttgaaaacgtcggatcttcttggaactttttaagaacCCATAAAGCGAAACGATGTCGcctgggaaggtcgagcggcttcagtttttgcattttgtatttttcacggtttcaatttaagatctcgacgtaaaatgcgccaagtcgttctatacgtcagtccgagttcctgcgaacggcgccaaatcgactctccacggtcttagctcttagctacggctgctatattttcatcactACGTGCTGGACTTGGtttatttggtcgaatattatccaataatgaatgctgggcctcaagatgggtgatggtgttacgactagtatgctcagtaggccgactATGTCGATCATAAGGTAATCAGCCGAAGTAAACGCTTTTGCTTGCTCCGATTTAACTCTGTTTTGACAGATTAACTGGTAATTTACTGTTAATTGATTTTAAGGTAAGAGTTGTATGAAGATGGGCGTGGTCATTAGCCGGTTTCGTCCAATTTTTCAAAGACAGGGGTTAAATTAACTCTTTTTGCGGCGTCTACCCTCATATCGAatgatttgtgggcgtggcaatgatCCGATTCCAGCCACTTACGCATGAAGTCTCTTCCgatattatacacttttgcCGCACGCTGCGCGGGTATAAAAATGCGAAAGAAATTGTTGTAGAAAATGTTTTGAcgcaaaaagaaagaaaacataataaataattatatgcatTCCAGCAATTATATAAGCAACAGTAAATATTTAAGTACGCACCCAACCTTGTTAACATAATTAAAAGCATATTATTGCACTTAAAGCAATTTAGCTGTTAGTGACAAGTACAAAATAGGAACATAATATatatcgtcaactaaaatgcaaaacaatgtatcataaaacaatcgaaattgagtttttttattgcttacagttcactacataatattacatacatataggcaGGATTgccagcttccgctgtcagttATAACCAATTCATAACCATTTAATAACCAATATGTAAACATTTAtcataaccactttataaccaaaactcaaaattttcttcaatatatGTGGGTTTATTATACCGTCTCTTCTTCGCctgcaaacttatgaaaagtgatgttactttattttgcattttaggtgacgatgccatatatttaaatatatgcttTTTATATCGTAGTGTTTTTACCtgctttataataaaaaaaatgttgataaaattaATGTGAATATCAGAGATACTCATTTTTTCACAAAGTGACATTGTTCTTTAAAAAGTTGTGTTGCAAAATTTTCCCTCAAACACCTATGATCGATCATCTGCTCAAATTTCGTTGGGCTTTTTCTGAAgcagaaatatattttagtttgtaaTGAGATCGAACTCAAGTTCAagtaaaataccaaaaacaataaGGAATAATTAACAAAAGTCCCTGTTGAGAACAGATCTCTTAAGTGACAGGCAATGAATACTCTCAGTTTAATTCTCTCAGATCATCATCAGACTTGTTAAGACTGCGTTCAGACGAGGATTATGATTGTCGCTCATTATAGCAAATTCTCAT
It includes:
- the LOC126755194 gene encoding elongation of very long chain fatty acids protein F-like, which translates into the protein MSLSLESIFHERDPVAEQLPLLGSPVPIIALTLAYLAIVLVIGPVFMRNRKPYNIKKVILIYNFLQVLANCLLCYVMIVTFYTHRAEVPDFGCLAKYPNSPTLQKLNLRGLYAFYLLKVIDYVETIFFVLRKSFKQVSFLHVYHHIMMSTFNYYLATYYGGVGQYASVVIMNCAVHGFMYTYYFMSALNMKTGLWWKKYITRLQLTHFVLVLLHHSYPLIFRPQCEFPKGLLWFAVFQSFVMLYLFGKFYVRTYLRKGQKAVASDKGDKMIKTN